A genomic stretch from Alteribacter keqinensis includes:
- the trxB gene encoding thioredoxin-disulfide reductase, protein MDKVTEEKIYDVVIIGAGPAGMTAAVYTSRANLSTVMIERGMPGGQMANTEDVENYPGYDSILGPDLSNKMFEHSKKFGAEYKYGDVKEIIDGKEYKRIVLGNGEIKTRAIIIATGAKYKALGVDGEKELSGRGVSYCAVCDGAFFKNKELVVVGGGDSAVEEAVYLTRFASKVTVVHRRDKLRAQKILQDRAFANDKIDFIWDTVVKEINDKDGKVGSVTLVSTKDGSEREFKTDGVFIYIGMLPINEPFKDLGITNEDGYVETNDEMETKIPGIYAAGDVREKTLRQIVTATGDGSIAAQAVQHYVESLIEELESEKAKN, encoded by the coding sequence GTGGACAAAGTGACTGAAGAAAAAATTTATGATGTTGTAATAATCGGAGCAGGACCGGCTGGGATGACAGCTGCTGTATATACGTCCCGTGCGAACTTATCCACGGTTATGATCGAGCGCGGCATGCCGGGCGGACAGATGGCCAATACAGAAGACGTTGAAAACTACCCGGGATATGACAGCATCCTTGGTCCGGACTTGTCTAATAAAATGTTTGAGCACTCTAAAAAATTCGGTGCTGAGTATAAATACGGTGATGTTAAAGAAATTATCGACGGTAAAGAATACAAGCGCATCGTGTTAGGGAACGGTGAAATTAAAACACGTGCGATTATTATTGCAACAGGAGCGAAATATAAAGCTCTTGGCGTTGACGGTGAAAAAGAGCTGAGCGGCCGCGGTGTATCCTACTGCGCGGTTTGTGACGGTGCTTTCTTTAAAAATAAAGAGCTTGTGGTTGTCGGCGGCGGTGACTCGGCAGTGGAAGAAGCGGTGTATCTTACCCGTTTCGCCAGTAAAGTGACGGTTGTTCACCGACGTGATAAGCTCCGTGCCCAGAAAATCCTCCAGGACCGTGCGTTCGCCAACGATAAAATTGACTTTATCTGGGACACTGTCGTAAAAGAGATCAACGACAAAGATGGTAAAGTGGGGAGTGTTACACTCGTCAGCACGAAAGATGGTTCTGAGCGTGAGTTTAAAACGGATGGTGTATTCATCTATATCGGTATGCTTCCAATCAACGAGCCGTTTAAGGATCTTGGTATTACGAACGAAGACGGCTATGTGGAAACAAATGATGAGATGGAAACGAAAATTCCAGGGATTTATGCGGCCGGGGACGTTCGTGAGAAAACTCTCCGTCAGATTGTGACAGCAACAGGAGACGGAAGTATCGCAGCCCAGGCAGTTCAGCACTATGTGGAAAGTCTGATTGAAGAGCTTGAAAGTGAAAAAGCGAAGAATTAA
- a CDS encoding tetratricopeptide repeat protein yields the protein MRNINVNEKKGQVIPFLQDGAYYYKKGIEAYQNRNINQAAHYIKRALRLEPEEPVFLCQMAIVMSEKGHFEEANELLEKVINEIDENMAECYFFLANNLAHAGDFDIAVKHLKTYLKLDPKGEFAEDATTLLEMLEDDEEELDDVEETEEQLAHSRLERAADLLDRGQFDEAEREVTTSLSEEPKQWDLYAYMAEAMFYQGEKEQALDIVADLLQKEDKNFLAQCNAAVFLKETGDIAWEQMASGLRVMRPMNDWYGYHLAKTWFFLGDYHEAYDWFKRLYQRHTFSKRPRFYHQMALTAWMAGDKERARQLWKRVTQFDHHQKKLAEWCMDKVIQGAKPERSWFYYRMPESEQE from the coding sequence GTGCGTAACATAAATGTAAATGAGAAGAAGGGGCAGGTCATTCCTTTTTTACAGGACGGCGCCTACTACTATAAAAAAGGTATCGAAGCCTATCAGAACCGTAATATAAACCAGGCTGCACATTACATTAAGAGAGCGCTCCGCCTTGAGCCGGAGGAGCCTGTATTTTTGTGTCAGATGGCCATTGTCATGTCGGAAAAAGGACATTTTGAAGAAGCAAACGAGCTCCTTGAAAAAGTCATTAATGAGATTGATGAAAACATGGCAGAATGCTATTTCTTTTTAGCCAACAATCTTGCTCATGCAGGGGATTTCGACATTGCCGTGAAGCATTTGAAAACGTATCTGAAGCTGGACCCTAAAGGAGAGTTCGCTGAAGATGCGACGACGCTTCTTGAAATGCTTGAAGACGATGAGGAAGAGCTCGATGATGTTGAGGAAACAGAAGAGCAGCTTGCTCACAGCCGACTTGAGAGAGCCGCAGACCTTCTCGACCGTGGGCAGTTTGACGAAGCGGAACGGGAAGTGACGACTTCCTTATCGGAAGAGCCGAAGCAGTGGGATCTTTATGCCTACATGGCCGAAGCTATGTTTTATCAAGGTGAAAAAGAGCAGGCGCTCGATATTGTCGCTGATCTTTTACAGAAAGAGGACAAAAACTTCCTGGCCCAGTGCAACGCTGCTGTTTTCCTGAAAGAAACGGGAGATATTGCCTGGGAACAGATGGCCTCTGGTTTAAGAGTTATGAGACCGATGAACGACTGGTACGGCTATCACCTGGCAAAAACGTGGTTTTTCCTCGGTGATTACCACGAGGCGTATGACTGGTTCAAACGCTTGTATCAGCGCCATACCTTTTCAAAGCGTCCGCGTTTTTATCATCAGATGGCTCTTACAGCCTGGATGGCAGGAGATAAGGAGCGTGCCCGTCAGCTTTGGAAACGGGTCACGCAGTTTGACCACCACCAAAAGAAGCTGGCGGAGTGGTGTATGGACAAGGTGATTCAGGGCGCAAAGCCAGAGCGATCCTGGTTCTACTACCGCATGCCTGAATCCGAACAAGAATAG
- the hisIE gene encoding bifunctional phosphoribosyl-AMP cyclohydrolase/phosphoribosyl-ATP diphosphatase HisIE has product MTITLKDLTFDDKGLIPAVVQDASTKEVLTVAYMNEESLQKSVETRETWFYSRSRQELWHKGATSGNTQTIEEIRFDCDQDALVVLVTPRGPACHTGAVSCFSDTLVSSEGGSAEGKRDRFAILEELEKTIASREEERPEGSYTTYLFDEGVDKILKKVGEEASEVIIASKNRSPEELTWETADLLYHLMVLLEEQKLPLDLILERLEDRFGKQHLKK; this is encoded by the coding sequence ATGACAATCACACTCAAAGACCTTACGTTTGATGATAAAGGACTCATTCCTGCGGTGGTTCAGGATGCTTCGACAAAAGAAGTGCTCACGGTGGCGTATATGAACGAAGAGTCGCTTCAAAAGAGCGTGGAGACCCGGGAGACATGGTTTTACAGCCGCTCCCGCCAGGAGCTTTGGCACAAAGGGGCCACTTCAGGCAACACTCAGACAATAGAGGAAATCCGGTTTGACTGTGATCAGGATGCCCTGGTCGTACTTGTGACACCACGTGGACCTGCGTGCCATACGGGGGCGGTGAGCTGTTTCTCGGACACCCTCGTCTCAAGTGAAGGCGGCTCAGCTGAAGGGAAAAGGGATCGCTTTGCCATTCTCGAAGAGCTGGAGAAGACGATTGCGAGCCGGGAAGAAGAACGTCCCGAAGGCTCCTACACCACGTATTTATTTGACGAAGGCGTGGATAAAATTCTGAAGAAAGTAGGAGAAGAAGCGTCGGAAGTCATCATCGCTTCCAAGAACCGCTCGCCTGAGGAACTCACCTGGGAAACGGCGGATCTTCTTTACCACCTGATGGTTCTCCTGGAAGAACAAAAGCTGCCACTCGACCTGATCCTGGAACGCCTCGAGGACCGCTTCGGCAAACAGCACCTGAAAAAATAA
- the hisF gene encoding imidazole glycerol phosphate synthase subunit HisF: protein MLTKRIIPCLDVKEGRVVKGVQFVDLRDAGDPVELAAFYDEQGADELVFLDISASHEGRETMVDVIEKVAGELAIPFTVGGGINALADMKRVLRAGADKVSLNTAAVLRPELITEGADYFGSQCIVVAIDARWDEEMGSWRVFTHGGRNSTDWDAVEWAKRAVELGAGEILLTSMDQDGAKSGFHIALTAAVSEAVSVPVIASGGAGSKEHFYEAFTAGKADAALAASIFHYKETSVAEVKDWLKEKGLNIR, encoded by the coding sequence ATGCTTACAAAACGAATTATTCCGTGTCTCGACGTAAAAGAAGGGCGCGTTGTAAAAGGCGTTCAGTTCGTTGATTTGCGTGACGCCGGCGATCCAGTTGAGCTTGCTGCTTTTTACGATGAGCAGGGGGCTGATGAGCTTGTGTTCCTCGACATCTCCGCCTCTCACGAAGGGCGGGAGACGATGGTGGATGTGATTGAGAAGGTGGCCGGAGAACTGGCCATTCCCTTTACGGTGGGGGGCGGAATCAATGCCCTGGCTGACATGAAACGGGTTCTCCGTGCCGGTGCGGACAAGGTGAGTCTGAATACTGCGGCTGTACTGCGTCCGGAACTGATTACAGAAGGAGCCGATTACTTTGGCTCCCAGTGTATCGTCGTTGCCATCGATGCCCGCTGGGATGAAGAGATGGGATCATGGCGCGTGTTTACCCACGGCGGCCGAAACTCAACTGACTGGGATGCGGTTGAATGGGCAAAAAGAGCAGTGGAACTGGGCGCCGGTGAGATCCTTCTTACGAGCATGGATCAGGACGGAGCCAAGTCAGGTTTTCACATTGCACTCACAGCTGCTGTAAGTGAGGCGGTCAGCGTTCCTGTGATCGCTTCCGGCGGTGCCGGTTCGAAAGAGCACTTTTATGAGGCCTTTACGGCCGGGAAAGCTGATGCAGCACTGGCTGCGTCTATTTTCCACTATAAAGAAACGAGTGTAGCGGAAGTGAAAGACTGGTTAAAAGAGAAGGGGCTGAACATACGATGA
- the hisA gene encoding 1-(5-phosphoribosyl)-5-[(5-phosphoribosylamino)methylideneamino]imidazole-4-carboxamide isomerase codes for MFTIYPAIDMRGGKCVRLLQGDYDKETVYGDSPFDMAKTFAEEGAEWIHMVDLDGAKEGAPVNHGHVTRAAKELDARVQVGGGIRTLEAAAAYLDEGVDRVILGSSAISDPAFVQEMLRTYGGDRVVIGIDARDGYVATHGWLETSTVKAEDLALELASHGAKWFVMTDISRDGMLNGPNVDAIANLGSVTGKNVVASGGVSGLKDLADLKARTSEGIEGAIVGKALYEGRFTLKQALEEVAD; via the coding sequence ATGTTTACTATTTATCCGGCCATTGATATGCGCGGTGGCAAGTGTGTCCGTCTCCTTCAGGGAGATTACGATAAGGAAACGGTTTACGGCGACAGCCCGTTTGATATGGCGAAAACCTTTGCGGAAGAAGGAGCAGAGTGGATTCACATGGTTGATCTTGACGGAGCAAAAGAAGGGGCTCCCGTTAACCATGGGCATGTAACCCGGGCGGCAAAAGAACTGGACGCACGTGTTCAGGTAGGCGGAGGAATCCGTACTCTTGAAGCGGCTGCGGCCTATTTGGATGAAGGGGTTGACCGGGTCATTCTCGGAAGCTCGGCCATCAGCGATCCAGCCTTTGTTCAGGAGATGCTTCGTACATATGGCGGTGACCGTGTCGTAATCGGGATCGATGCCCGTGACGGTTACGTTGCCACTCACGGGTGGCTTGAAACGTCAACGGTAAAAGCAGAAGACTTGGCCCTTGAGCTCGCGAGTCACGGAGCGAAATGGTTTGTGATGACGGACATTTCACGGGACGGCATGCTGAACGGACCGAATGTGGATGCCATCGCCAACCTGGGAAGCGTGACCGGAAAGAACGTTGTGGCATCCGGCGGGGTAAGCGGATTGAAGGACCTGGCTGATTTGAAGGCCCGTACCTCCGAAGGAATCGAAGGGGCCATCGTCGGAAAAGCGCTGTATGAAGGACGGTTCACACTAAAGCAAGCGCTGGAGGAGGTGGCAGACTGA
- the hisH gene encoding imidazole glycerol phosphate synthase subunit HisH, with protein MIGIIDYGMGNLHSVSKALERLDYPYFISGDEAELSKADGLLLPGVGSFRDGITELENAGLILFIQDWAVSGKPLLGICLGMQLLFDKSEENGSTNGLGLLPGRVEKLTGMSATGERYKVPHMGWNELHYAKADHPVTAGVPKGHVYFVHSYAVHVADPDNLVAYADYYERIPAVVARDNVWGTQFHPEKSSTVGIAMLRNFADQVEGGK; from the coding sequence ATGATTGGCATTATCGACTACGGAATGGGGAATCTTCACAGTGTTTCAAAAGCACTTGAGCGCCTTGACTATCCGTACTTTATTTCAGGAGACGAAGCTGAACTTTCAAAAGCAGACGGCCTTCTTTTACCCGGTGTAGGCTCGTTTCGGGACGGTATAACTGAACTTGAAAACGCCGGTCTCATCTTGTTTATCCAAGACTGGGCAGTGTCAGGAAAGCCTCTGTTGGGCATCTGTCTTGGCATGCAGCTGCTTTTTGATAAAAGCGAAGAAAACGGCTCGACAAATGGACTTGGTCTTTTGCCTGGCCGTGTCGAGAAGCTTACTGGCATGTCAGCAACAGGGGAGCGGTACAAAGTGCCGCATATGGGGTGGAATGAGCTTCATTATGCGAAAGCTGATCACCCTGTCACCGCAGGTGTGCCTAAAGGGCATGTCTATTTTGTTCATTCCTACGCTGTTCATGTGGCAGACCCGGACAACCTCGTTGCCTATGCGGACTACTATGAACGGATTCCGGCTGTGGTAGCCCGTGACAATGTGTGGGGAACACAGTTTCACCCGGAAAAAAGCAGTACCGTAGGAATAGCGATGCTTCGTAATTTTGCCGACCAGGTAGAGGGGGGAAAGTAA
- the hisB gene encoding imidazoleglycerol-phosphate dehydratase HisB: MTTKTSNRFATKKRNTNETKINLSLNIDGEGQSSLETGVPFLTHMLDLFTRHGLFDLNIQADGDTEIDDHHTTEDIGIVLGEALKEALGDKKGIRRYGNAFVPMDEALAQVTVDLSNRPHLEYRVNLPSEKVGTFDTELVHEFLWKLALEAQMNLHVNVPYGENTHHIIEAVFKALGRALDEATQIDPRVKGVPSTKGRL; the protein is encoded by the coding sequence ATGACAACGAAAACGAGTAACCGGTTCGCTACAAAAAAGCGCAACACTAATGAAACGAAGATTAATCTTTCCTTAAACATCGACGGTGAAGGCCAGTCATCCCTTGAAACAGGCGTCCCGTTTTTAACACATATGCTCGATCTTTTTACCCGTCACGGACTGTTTGACTTGAACATTCAGGCTGACGGGGACACAGAAATTGACGATCACCACACCACTGAAGATATCGGGATTGTTCTTGGTGAAGCACTGAAGGAGGCCCTCGGAGATAAAAAAGGGATCCGCCGCTACGGAAACGCCTTCGTACCGATGGACGAAGCTCTTGCCCAGGTGACAGTGGATCTGAGTAACCGCCCGCATCTTGAGTACAGAGTGAATCTGCCGAGTGAGAAGGTGGGCACGTTTGATACAGAGCTTGTTCATGAATTTTTATGGAAGCTCGCTCTTGAAGCGCAGATGAACCTCCATGTGAACGTACCGTACGGGGAAAATACCCATCATATTATTGAAGCGGTCTTTAAAGCCCTCGGCCGCGCACTGGACGAGGCAACCCAGATCGATCCCCGTGTTAAAGGGGTTCCGTCAACGAAAGGACGTTTATAA